One Urocitellus parryii isolate mUroPar1 chromosome 8, mUroPar1.hap1, whole genome shotgun sequence DNA window includes the following coding sequences:
- the Perp gene encoding p53 apoptosis effector related to PMP-22 gives MLRCGLACERCRWILPLLLLSAIAFDIIALAGRGWLQSSDHIQTSSLWWRCFSEGGGSGSYDDGCQSLMDYAWGRAAAAMLFCGFIILVICFILSFFALCGPQMLVFLRVIGGLLALAAVFQIISLVIYPVKYTQTFNLHANVAVTYIYNWAYGFGWAATIILIGCAFFFCCLPNYEDDLLGNAKPRYFYTSA, from the exons ATGCTGCGCTGCGGCCTGGCCTGCGAGCGCTGCAGGTGGatcctgcccctgctcctgctcAGCGCCATCGCCTTCGACATCATCGCGCTGGCCGGCCGCGGCTGGCTGCAGTCGAGCGACCACATCCAGACGTCCTCGCTGTGGTGGAGATGCTTCAGTGAGGGCGGCGGCAGCGGGTCCTACGACGATGGCTGCCAGAGCCTCATGGACTACG CGTGGGGAAGAGCGGCGGCTGCCATGCTCTTCTGTGGCTTTATCATCCTGGTCATCTGTTTCATCCTCTCCTTCTTTGCGCTCTGTGGACCTCAAATGCTTGTCTTCCTGAGAGTGATTGGAGGCCTCCTTGCTCTGGCTG ctGTGTTCCAGATCATCTCTCTGGTAATCTACCCCGTGAAGTACACCCAGACCTTCAACCTTCATGCCAACGTAGCTGTCACTTACATCTACAACTGGGCCTACGGCTTCGGGTGGGCAGCCACGATCATCCTGATTGGCTGCGCCTTCTTCTTCTGCTGTCTCCCCAACTACGAAGATGACCTGCTGGGCAACGCTAAGCCCAGGTACTTCTACACGTCTGCCTGA